The following coding sequences lie in one Populus nigra chromosome 15, ddPopNigr1.1, whole genome shotgun sequence genomic window:
- the LOC133674877 gene encoding transcription repressor OFP8-like encodes MENRFKTRISRMFRGSCRTRNLSDVIENAVFVPQTHKNFHMIEPLQPKVRPFPSICRHKCPEATNQVLNHSIISRKKLSHRYPPLITANTGGHSSCPPAYPIFPLNPFYKDVSFKEKKKSCRSVKSRSKKKNIIGKKEQTSLFRSSSQDSTYFGGSYYWFSSEDEDNRGDESDTLFSSRSLSSDSSGSLSHPSRGKKFTSRRRRAKVKSSHVGVLPLDGKVKDSFAVVKSSSDPYNDFRTSMVEMIVEKQIFAAKDLEQLLQCFLSLNSYHHHRIIVEVFMEIWEVLFCNWS; translated from the coding sequence ATGGAAAACCGATTTAAGACGCGAATCTCTCGCATGTTTCGTGGCTCATGCCGGACCCGAAACTTATCGGACGTGATTGAAAATGCTGTGTTTGTGCCTCAAACCCATAAGAATTTCCACATGATCGAGCCTTTGCAGCCCAAGGTTCGACCTTTCCCTTCTATTTGCAGACACAAATGCCCTGAAGCAACAAACCAAGTCCTCAATCACTCTATCATCTCCAGGAAAAAATTATCACACCGTTATCCTCCTCTTATAACTGCCAATACTGGTGGACACAGTTCTTGCCCTCCTGCTTACCCCATTTTTCCTTTGAATCCATTCTACAAAGACGTGAGtttcaaagagaaaaagaagagttgTCGTTCAGTTAAAAGCAGAAGCAAAAAGAAGAATATCATTGGCAAGAAAGAACAGACGAGTTTGTTCAGATCATCTTCACAGGATAGTACATATTTTGGAGGTAGCTATTATTGGTTTAGCAGCGAAGATGAGGACAACAGAGGGGATGAGTCGGACACTCTTTTCTCTTCAAGAAGTCTTTCTTCGGATTCATCAGGATCTCTTAGCCACCCTTCTCGCGGAAAAAAGTTCACTTCTCGGAGGAGAAGGGCCAAAGTGAAGAGTTCTCATGTGGGTGTTTTGCCATTAGATGGCAAAGTTAAGGACAGCTTTGCAGTGGTGAAGAGTTCCAGTGATCCTTATAATGATTTTAGAACATCAATGGTTGAGATGATTGTTGAAAAGCAGATATTTGCAGCTAAGGATCTTGAACAGCTTCTGCAGTGTTTCTTGTCTTTGAACTCTTATCATCATCATAGGATTATtgttgaggttttcatggagaTTTGGGAGGTTTTGTTCTGTAATTGGTCTTGA